Within the Micrococcales bacterium genome, the region AACCGCCTCGCCAGGTGGTAGACGAGGGGCAGGTGCATGGTGACCAGTTCATCGCGCACCGCCGCCCGCGCGGGATCCTGCTCATCGAGCGCGACGAATCGGGCCAGGAGTTCGTGCTCGCGCGCGCGGTCGCTGCGCGACCAGCCGTCGTTCACAACGCCCCCGGGGTGATCCCATGGGCGTGTAGGCGGATGGTGAGCCGGCCCTCGCGCACCTCGGTCTCCACCCGGTCCACCAGCGCGGTCAGGACCGTCCAGGCGAACGTCGTGGTCTGCAAGGGCTGGCGCCTGGTGCTCGGGGCGCTCAGTTCGATGTGCACCGTGTTGTCCTCGACCGCGAACCCCACCGTCAGTTCCGAGCCGTCCGGGGCGTCGGCGATCGCCAGTGCGCAGGCCTCGTCAACCGCCAGCCGAACGTCGTCGAGAGTGTCCACGGTGAAGTCGGCCTGGGCGCAGACTGCGGAGGTCGTGGTCCGTACCAGGGAGACGAACGATGCGTCGGCGGGCACCGTGAGCACCACCTCGGAGGACCGCATAGCCGCGAGAGTATCCGGCATCGGCCCCGATTGCCGCAGCTATGGCGTCATCGAGGGGGTGGTGGAGGGGGTCGTGGAGTACAAGGGGGTCGGCTCGGCGATGTCTTTGCGCGTGAGGATCTTGGGGTCGGTGATCGCCCCACTGCCGATGCCCCAGTCGTCGAGGATCTGCTGGTAAGTGCCGTCAGCCATCAAGTCCTTCAGCGCCACGCGCATCAAGCGGGCCAGTTGCCGGCGCTGGGCGCTCACAGCGATGCCGTAGGGGGATACCTCGAAGGCCTTGCCGTTGGTGACCAGTTTGCCCCCGGAGTTGCGCACGGCGTTCTCGATGACCGGGGACTCGGCCAGAGTCCCGTAGGCCTTGCCG harbors:
- a CDS encoding ATP-binding protein is translated as MRSSEVVLTVPADASFVSLVRTTTSAVCAQADFTVDTLDDVRLAVDEACALAIADAPDGSELTVGFAVEDNTVHIELSAPSTRRQPLQTTTFAWTVLTALVDRVETEVREGRLTIRLHAHGITPGAL